One stretch of Anolis carolinensis isolate JA03-04 chromosome 3, rAnoCar3.1.pri, whole genome shotgun sequence DNA includes these proteins:
- the LOC134297336 gene encoding uncharacterized protein F54H12.2-like, whose protein sequence is MAFIHGCSEECTKSELDLFHIGPTQTSIERSLYIEVPPLTALTEAAPLDFFIAGNGEDYMDLNNTLLYLTCKVVNEDGTNLPNDAAVGLVNYPIASIFSQLDVTLGDRLISQSNNCYPYRAYIESVLNYCEDTLATQFTAGLFYKDDAGEHESTELDGENDGFIKRATLGAGSRKIDLMGHLHADLFFQEKLLLNGVDVKIKLTRNKNAFCLMSNDANKRYKLHILSASLFVKKVKLTPGVRLGHAEALLTSNAKYPVDRVSMKVFSIPVGSRVSNQENLFLGQLPKQVVIGLVDNDSFSGAYNKNPFNFKHYDINFAALYLDGEQYPMKPFQPNFEEDNCVREYMSLVQTAGKHMKDSALLINREEYAKGYTLFAFDLTPDQECADHYSLIKTGNLRAELRFAKPLPTTVNMLVYGVFDNVIEINHRRNVLFDYM, encoded by the coding sequence ATGGCTTTTATTCACGGATGTTCTGAAGAGTGCACTAAATCTGAACTAGATTTGTTTCACATTGGGCCTACACAAACTAGTATCGAGAGAAGCCTTTATATCGAAGTACCCCCACTAACGGCTCTTACAGAAGCCGCACCCTTGGATTTTTTTATTGCTGGAAATGGTGAAGACTACATGGATCTCAACAACACACTTCTATATTTGACGTGCAAAGTGGTGAATGAAGACGGAACAAACCTCCCCAACGATGCTGCGGTAGGCCTCGTGAATTACCCGATAGCCTCCATTTTCAGTCAGTTAGATGTGACTTTAGGGGACCGTCTCATCAGTCAAAGTAACAACTGCTATCCTTACAGAGCATACATTGAATCCGTGCTGAACTATTGCGAAGACACACTAGCCACGCAATTTACAGCGGGGCTTTTTTATAAAGATGATGCTGGGGAGCATGAGTCTACCGAGCTGGATGGAGAAAATGATGGTTTTATCAAAAGAGCAACCCTGGGAGCCGGTAGTAGAAAAATAGACTTGATGGGACATCTCCATGCTGACCTGTTTTTTCAAGAAAAACTGCTGCTGAACGGTGTCGATGTGAAAATTAAACTTACCCGCAATAAAAATGCCTTCTGCTTAATGAGCAATGATGCAAACAAGCGTTACAAATTACATATTTTATCAGCCTCCCTCTTTGTCAAAAAAGTGAAATTGACACCCGGTGTCCGCCTTGGACATGCTGAAGCCCTCTTGACATCTAATGCCAAATACCCAGTGGACCGTGTAAGCATGAAAGTATTCAGCATACCAGTAGGGAGCCGTGTCTCCAATCAAGAGAACCTGTTTTTGGGTCAACTTCCTAAACAGGTGGTGATAGGGTTGGTCGATAACGATTCTTTCAGTGGTGCATACAATAAAAACCCTTTCAACTTTAAGCATTATGACATCAATTTTGCAGCTCTCTACTTGGATGGAGAACAGTATCCCATGAAACCATTTCAGCCCAATTTTGAAGAGGATAATTGTGTGAGAGAATATATGAGTTTGGTTCAGACTGCTGGCAAACACATGAAAGACAGCGCACTTTTAATTAACCGTGAGGAGTATGCAAAAGGCTACACGCTCTTTGCGTTTGACTTGACTCCAGATCAAGAATGTGCCGACCACTACTCCCTGATTAAAACTGGAAACCTGAGGGCAGAGCTGCGTTTCGCCAAGCCTCTACCAACAACCGTCAATATGCTGGTTTACGGTGTTTTTGACAACGTGATAGAAATAAATCACAGGAGAAATGTCTTGTTTGATTATATGTGA
- the LOC107982459 gene encoding uncharacterized protein LOC107982459 encodes MSNINQHFYPNVHIQYPAIIENMPLPDEITYEDVQISQLEVDDAQMMEQALRHEDADFKTVEKPKAIPPTSKHADKETNMPTPKTTNLSTSKTRGNCMPHRTSLCKYEK; translated from the exons ATGAGCAACATCAACCAACATTTCTATCCTAACGTTCATATCCAGTACCCAGCCATCATAGAAAATATGCCGTTACCAGATGAAATTACTTATGAGGATGTGCAAATTTCTCAGCTGGAAGTGGATGATGCTCAAATGATGG AACAAGCACTTCGTCATGAGGATGCTGATTTCAAGACTGTGGAGAAACCAAAGGCTATTCCACCAACTTCCAAGCATGCAG ATAAGGAGACCAACATGCCCACTCCAAAGACTACCAATCTATCAACTTCAAAAACTCGAGGTAATTGTATGCCCCACAGAACATCTCTCTGTAAATATGAGAAATAG